In Streptomyces venezuelae, the sequence CGGTGTCGACTTCGTCTACACCGACGTATGGCTCTCCATGGGAGAGCCGCCGGAGATGTGGGACGAGCGCATAGCCCTGCTCAAGCCGTACCAGGTGACAGCGAAGACCCTGGAGGCGACGGGCAACCCGGCGGTCAAGTTCATGCACTGCCTTCCGGCCTTCCACAACAGCGACACCACGGTCGGCGCCAAGATCGCTGCGCGGACCGGCATGACCGCACTGGAGGTCACCGAGGAGGTGTTCGAGTCCTCGCGCTCCATCGTGTTCGACCAGGCCGAGAACCGGCTCCACACCATCAAGGCCGTCCTCGTCGCCACCCTCGGCGACTGAACCGGCATCCCCTCGACCTCCGGAGAACACGTCATGCGTGTAGTCGTCGCATTGGGCGGCAACGCCCTGCTCCGCCGCGAGGAGCGGCCGGACGCCGCCGTGCAGCTCGCCAACATCCGCGCTGCCGTGTCCGCGCTCGCCCCCCTCGCGCACGAGCACGAACTCGTCATCACCCACGGCAACGGACCTCAGGTCGGCGTGCTCGCTCTCCAGAGCGCCGCCGACCGCTCCCTGAGCAGCCCCTACCCCTTCGACGTCCTCGGCGCGGAGACCCAGGGCATGATCGGCTACTGGCTGCTCCAGTCCCTGCAGAACGCCCTGCCCGAACGGCAGGTCTGCGCCCTGCTCAACCAGACCCTCGTTTCCGCAGCCGACCCCGCCTTCACCGACCCGGCCAAATTCGTGGGCCCGGTCTACGACCGGACCGAAGCGGAGCGACTGGCCGCCGAACGTGGCTGGACGGTCAAGCAGGACGGCGCCCACTGGCGACGCGTCGTACCGTCCCCCCGTCCACAACGCGTCGTGGAAACCCGGCTCATCCGGCTGCTGCTCAACTCGGGAGCGGTGGCCGTGTGCGCCGGAGGCGGTGGCGTACCGGTCATCCGTGACGAACAGGGGCAGCTGACCGGCGTCGAAGCGGTGGTGGACAAGGACCTCACCGCCGCCCTCCTGGCCGAGGCGCTCGACGCCGACGCGCTCCTGCTCCTCACGGACGTTCCCCACGTCTCGCTCGGCTACGGCACCCCCGGCGCCGAGCCCATCGGACGGACCACGCCCGCGGCCCTGAGAGCCCACCAGTTCCCCGCCGGATCCATGGGACCCAAGGTCGACGCCGTGTGCCGGTTCGTCGAGCTCACCGGCGGAATGGCGGCCATCGGCGCTCTCGAAGACGCCCGAGCCATCCTCGACGGAGCCGCCGGCACCGTCGTCACACCCAGCGGCAGCTACCGCGAAGCCCGCCACGACGGAACACAGGACCTGACATGACTCTGCAGAGCGCAACCGCATCCCCACAGCCGGCCAGAGCCAGAACGGACTCCGGCGCGCCCGACGCCCCACGGCGACGGCTTCGGTTCCCGTCCGCCTTCACCGTCCTGTTCGTCGTCACCGTCGCAGTCTGGGCCCTGACGTTCGTCATCCCCGCCGGCCGCTACGACACCAAGGACGGCAGCCCCGTACCGGGCACCTACCACTCCGTAGAACTGACCACAGGATTCTGGCAGCGGCTCAAAGACCTGTTCCTCGCCCCGGTCAACGGTCTGTACGGCGTCACCGATGCAGGGACCGGCCTCACCGCACCTGGCGGCACCGGCTCCTTCGCGGGCGCGGCCGGCGTGTTCCTCTTCATACTGGCCGTGGGCGCGTTCATCACCGTCACGATGCGCACCGGGGCACTCACGGCGGGAGTGGCGCGCCTCGCGCAGCGTCTGCACCACCGCAGGACCCTGCTGCTCGTGGTCCTGCTGACGGTGTTCTCCCTCGGCGGGACCACGTACGGGATGGCCGAGGAAACCCTCGGCTTCTACGGGCTGATGATCCCCCTGATGCTGAGCCTGGGCTACGACCGCATGGTCGCTGCGACGGTCGTCATGGTGGGAGCCGGGGTCGGCACCCTCGCCTCGACCGTCAACCCCTTTGCCACCGGAGTGGCTTCCGACAGCGCCGGCATCGGCACGGGAGACGGCATCGTCCTGCGACTGGTGATGTGGGCCTGCCTGACGGCCCTGGCAGCCGCTTATGTCGTGCGCTACGCCCGCCGCGTCACCGAGGACCCCTCCCGGTCGCTGACACCCCTCACCGAGGACGACCTCCGCATCAAGGCCGAGGGTGGCGAAGCGGCGAAGCTCACGAGTCGCCAGCGCACGGTCCTGTGCCTCTTCGCGACCACGTTCCTCTTCATGATCTTCGCCGTCGTCCCCTGGTCCGATCTGCACGTCACCTTCCTGCCCACCCTCGGCTGGTACTTCCCCGAACTCGCCGCCCTGTTCATCGTCGCGGCGGTCGCCGTGGGGCTGGTCGGCGGCCTGGGCGAGAAGGGAACGGTGACCGCCGTCACCGCCGGCGCAGGGGACTTCATCGGAGCGGCGTTGATCGTCATGCTGGCCCGGGGAGTCACGGTGATCATGAACAACGCCAGTGTCACCGACACCATCCTCGACGTCCTGCAGAGCGCGGTGGCCGACACATCCTCCGGCGTGTTCGCCGTACTGATGTTCGCGGTGAACCTCCCGCTGGCCTTCTTCGTCCCCTCCTCGTCCGGCCACGCGGCCCTCGCCATGCCCATCCTCGCCCCCCTGGCCGACTTCGCCGGAGTGAGCCGGGCTCTGGTGGTGACCGCGTACCAGTCGGCTTCCGGATGGGTGAACCTCGTTACGCCCACCTCGGCCGTCGTCATGGGAGGCCTCGCCCTTGCCAAGGTCCGCTACGACCGGTACCTGCGCTTCATGGCACCACTGATGGGTGCTCTGCTGGTGGCCGTCGCCGGATTCCTCGCACTCGGTGCGGCAGTGCGCTGAATCGCTACGGGGCAGGCAAGTGGCCGGCTGGTCGGGACACCGACCAGCCGGCCACCGTCGTGTGCCCAGCACGAGGCGGACCTGCGGGCTCCGCCGGACGGCGCCAACAGGGCCCTGGGCGCTCCTCTGAGCCGAGACCGTGAGCTCCTGCGGGGCATGGTGTCCGTGGTCGCTCAAGGTGGTGGGGCCTCATGCCCGGACAGCCGGCCTGTGGACGTGGACCGATCGCCCCGTCGCGCCCCTCGCCGCGGTGGCTTCCGCCTTTTCCACCTGGTACGACAAGCAACGCACCGACGGTCGCAGCACACCAGGAGCCCTCGTCGCGCAGTTGCGCGACGAGGGCTCCTGGTGTCAAGGGGCGACGGCGTCCGTCGGGGGACCGCAGCCGGGGTGTATCCGTCCTCGGTGAGGCTCGCGACGATCAGAGATGAGGGACGACCGCCACGGGCGTCGTGGCGTGGTGCAGCACTGCGTGGGTGACCGGGCCGATGTGTGCTCCGACCGCCGCCCGGCGTATGCGCCGTCCGACGACCAGCAGCGAGGCTTCCTTCGACGCTTCCACGAGGTGGCCCGCGGGCCGTCCCACCAGGCACTGCTCCTTGACCTCGACCTGGGGGAACTTGCCGCGCCACGACCGCAGTACGTCGGTGAGCGCACTTGCCTGGCGCAGTCCCAGCGCGACGCCGTGGCCGGGGTCGGCCGCCGCAGGGTCGTACCCCTCGACCACCGGTACGCTCCAGCCGTGCACGACCCGCAGGGTGGCCGCTCGGACAGCGGCGGCTTCGAATGCGTACGCGAGCAGCTCGTCGCACGGCCTGGAGAGGTCGAGGCCGAGCACCACGTCGAGGCACTGCCCCTTGGGGTCCCCGTGGTCGCCCGTCCCGGGGAGCGGTTCACACTCGGCCCGTTCCCCGGCCCGTACGGCGACGACCGGACGCTCGGCGTGCGCGATGACGGGCAGGGACACCGATCCGGTCAGGAAGCCGGCCAGGCCACCCAGCCCTCGTGAACCCACGACCAGGACTTCCGCCTTCTCTGCGGCGGACAGCAACACCTTCGCGGGGCGGCCGTGCACCTGCTCGACGCTGATCTCCAGGCCGGGGTACGCCGCCCGCAGCCGGTCGGACGCGTCGTGGGTGACCTGCTCGGCGTAGTGCTGAGCGGCGGTCGCCCCCTCACAGGGCGTGGTGTCCAGGCCGGTGAACGGGGCGTGGGCGAAGGCCCGTGACCAGTCCTGCCAGACGTGCAGGAGGTGCAGGGGCAGACGGCGTATCTGTGCCTCGTGGGCGGCCCAGTCCGCAGCGGCCAGCGACTCGGCCGAGCCGTCCACAGCGGCGATGACGGTACGTGACATGATTCCTCCGGGTGAGGGGTCTTCGGGTGGTTTGCGGCACTGGTCCGGGGACCGGCGGCCGGGCGCGCGGCGTCGCCCGGAACGTGCTACCGGGACGGAGTGATCAGCCCGTAGTGGCCGTCGTAGCGGTGGTAGAGGACGCAGCCCCGGCCGGTGGCCGTGTCGTTGAAGAAGACGAAGGGCAGCCCGGTGAGGTGCAACCGTGAAACGGCCTCGGTCACACTGCTCGTCGGCACGGGAACCGTGCTCACGCCGAGCAGACCGTCGACCTCCCGTTCCTGACCCAGAGGTCCCAGCGAAGCCATGCGATGCCGCCCGGTGCGGACGTCGCGGTAGACGACGCTGTCGCGCCCGGAGGCCAGGTCCGTGAAGAGCCAGAAGTCGTGGTCCATGGCCTCCAGGTCGATCACGGCGTCCTCAGGCGTCTGGTGGACCAGGCTGAAGGACTTGTGCCGCACGATCCGGCGCTCTTCGGCGGGAACGTGATGCCGGTGCGGACGGTGGTCGTGCGCTGCGCCGTCCCGCGATGTCCGGCTGGGCGTGCCGTTGCGGTGGGGGCCGCCCGCCGCATACCGCCGTGGCCGGGTGAGCCGGGCAGCCAGGCGCTCCTGCAGGAGGTCGACCGCTTCGAACATGCTGTTCGCGGCCACGTGGGCGCGAACCATCCGGCCGTTGACGTCCACCACGGCCTGAGCCGTGGCCGGGCGGTTCGCCGAAGTGTTGACGGCTTGCGTGAGCTTCACCCGCACGGTCAGCACGGGTCCGCGCACGTGGCCGATCACCGCGAGCATCTTTCCCTGGGCGTACACGTCCGCGCCATCGGGCACCTGCCTTCGGTTGCGGACCTGGACGTCGGTTGTCCGGCTGGTCTTGAGACCGCTCATGAGAACTCCTCCTCGATCCCTTCCAGCCTGTCTGCCGGCGGCCGCTCCCGGGCAGAGCCGTCCGGACCCCGCCACGGTGCCACTGGTACCGACACCACCCGAGAAACCGGGACTTCCGGTCGGCCGGGCAAGGCCGTTCGGCCTGCAGACCCAGAGACGGGTAAGTCGACGAGCCCTGGCCTGATATCGCGTGACGTGCCGGACGGACAGCACGGCTCGGGTCCGCGGCTCCGGGTTGCCGCGACCGGCCGCGGTGACCGCCGCCGCTCGGCCGACGGAACAGCCCGTGGTGTCCCGCCCTGTTGTCAGTGATCGCTTTCGCGGCCGGTTGTCAGCCGGTTCACCACACCCACCACACCGTCCACGCGCCACGTGACTCTGATCAACGCCGATGTATCGAGGGCAGGTTCGGATGACCCCACCATGGTGACCATCCCGTCGCGAACGTCGATGCGGAGCCCGTCGATGCGGTGGGCGGCCGGCGCCCGGCCGGAGACGGCATCGGCGACGTCCGCGAGGATCTCCTCGTCCGTCCTCAGGAAGACGCGCAGCAGATCACGTCGCGTGGTGATGCCGATCAGACGGTCTTCCTCGTCCACCACCGGCAACCGGTCGACGTGGCGACGTTCCATGATGCGCGCGGCGTCGGCGACGCGCTGTTCGGGATGCACGGTTACAGCCGGGCTGGTCATCAGCTCGCCTGCCGCCAGGGCGGGTCCCGCGACGGCGTGGGCGTCGGCCGGTCGCCGTGGTGTGAGCGCCATCCGATGCCACCCGGAGTCGTGCCGGCCGAGACAGCCCTGTTGCCTGGCAAGGTCTTTCCGGGAGATGACGCCCATGACCTTGTCGTCGTCATCCACCACCGGCAGCCCGCCGATCCGATGGGCGATGAGCAGGCGAGCCAGTTCTTCGAAGGAGGTGTCCGGGCGGGCCTGGACCACCTCGCTGGTCATGACTTGGCTCACCGTTCGTTTTTCGACCACGGTGCTCATCTCCACTCGTCTCGCAGGTTTCCGGATACCGCCGATGGCGCCCCGACCTCTGACTGCCCGCCGACCGCTGTGCTCAGCGCGCAGGGGGCCGGGAAGCCCCGGGTTCGTCTGCTCCTCATGCTTGCCGTTGCTTCCAGAGTGGGGCGGAGGACGGCCGGGGGGACAGAACCGGTCAGGACCCGCACGCCGGGCCGTTCGGCCCGTGACAGGCCGGGCCGGGCGGGGCCCGCCGGGGGAGAGGGCCCAACGGCCCTGGCGTGCACCCCGTTCGACCCCTGCCCGCGGCGCGACATGCCCCCCAGGCTGGCACCACTCGCATCGGCACCCAAGGGAAGGGGCGGCGGAGATGACCGTACGCATCGGAATCAACGGCTTCGGACGCATCGGCCGGAACTACCTGCGCTGCGTCATGGAACGCGCGGAGACGAGCAACGGCACCCCCATCGAGGTGGTGGCCGTCAACGACCTCACCTCCCCGGCTGCGCTGGCCCATCTGCTCACCTACGACTCCACCTACGGCCGACTCCACCGCACCGTTGATCACGACGGCGAATCCATTACGGTGGACGGTCACCGCATCGCGGTCACGTCCCGGCGCGACCCCGCCGACCTCCGGTGGGACGCGCTCGGCGTGGACGTCGTCATCGAGGCCACCGGACGCTTCCGCACCAAGGAGCAAGCGGGCCGGCACCTGACGGCAGGAGCACGCAAGGTGCTGCTGTCCGTCCCTGGCAAGGGCGTCGACGCCACTATCGTCATGGGCGTCAACGAGTCCGCGTACGACCCGCGCGTCGACCACGTGATCTCCAACGCGTCCTGCACCACCAACTGCGTGGCTCCCATGATGAAAGTCCTCAGCGAGCGCTTCGGCATCGTCAAGGGACTGATGACCACCATCCACGGCTACACCAACGACCAGGTCGTGCTCGACGGCCCGCACAAGGACCTGCGCCGCGGCCGCACGGCCGCGGTGAACATCATCCCGACCAGCACCGGCGCTGCCCGCGCCGTTGGCCTGGTGCTCCCCGAACTCGCGGGCACCCTGGACGGCATCGCCGTGCGCGTGCCGGTCGAGGACGGCTCGCTGACCGACCTCAGCCTGGTACTGGCACGGCAGGTGTCCGCACAGGACGTCAACGACGCTTTCCGGGAAGCCGCCGAGGGACCGCTGAAGGGCGTCCTGAGGGTGAGCGATGCCCCTATCGTCTCGCGCGACATCGTCGGCGACCCCGCCTCGTGCATCGTGGACGCCCCGCTGACTCAGGCCAACGGCGACCTGGTCAAGGTCTTCGGCTGGTACGACAACGAGTGGGGCTACACCAACCGTCTCGTCGACCTGACCCAGTACGTCGCCACGTTGCTCGACGCCCGGTGAGCCGGCGGCAGCCCGGGCGGCGGGCGCCGTAGAGGCAAGGAAGGCCAGGTGGTGGTGGCGCAAGCCTCTGCGCTGCCACAGCGGCCGGAGACCATCGGGCCCCGTTGAGGGACCTTCGGGACCTCAGCCGAGGACGCGTCCCGGGCAAGGCTGTAGGTGACAGGACGGAACGGAACGGGTGGCCACCCCGGTGGCCGGCCACGTGTGGCCACAGTGCCACCCACATCCAGGGAGCTTTCCATGACACAGGCGACCAGCGACCCCCGCACCACCACCGACGGCACCCCGTCGGACACGCTCATCGCCGTGAACCTCCTGGTCGACAACGCCTCCAAGGCGCTCGCCGACTTCGAGTCCTTCACGCAGGAGCAGGTCGACCACATCGTCGCCAAGGCGTCGGTGGCCGCCCTGGATCAGCACACCGCCCTGGCCCGCTCGGCGGTGGAGGAGACCGGGCGGGGTGTCTTCGAGGACAAGGCGGCGAAGAACATGTTCGCCTGCGAACACGTCACCCACAGCATGTCCCGGGCGAGGACGGTCGGCGTCATCGGCCGCGACGACATCGAGGGCATCATCGAGATCGCCGAACCCGTCGGTGTGCTCTGCGCGGTCACGCCCGTCACCAACCCGACCTCCACCACCATCTTCAAGGCGTTGCTGGCGCTGAAGACACGCAACCCCGTCGTATTCGCCTTCCACCCCTCCGCGCAGGCATGCAGCACCGAGGCCGCACGCATCGTGCGGGACGCCGCCGTCGCCGCCGGAGCGCCCGAGCACTGCGTTCAGTGGATCGAGGCTCCCTCCATCGAGGCCACGAGCCTCCTCATGCGACACCCAGGCGTCGCGCTGATCCTGGCGACCGGCGGCAACGCCATGGTCAAGGCCGCCTACTCGGCCGGCAAGCCCGCCGTAGGCGTCGGCGCCGGCAACGTGCCAGCCTACGTGCACCACAGCGCGGACCTGCGCCGGGCGGTCAACGACCTCGTCCTGTCCAAGTCCTTCGACAACGGCATGATCTGCGCGTCCGAGCAGGCGGTCATCCTGGACACCGACGTGTACGACGAGGCGCTCGCCGAATTCCGGCGCCTGCACGCGTACGTCGCCACGGCCGAGGAGAAGCGGAAGCTGGAGACCTACCTCTTTCCGCCCGACCCGGCCGGCCGGCAGGGCCGCGTCAACCCGGCCGCCGTCGGGCAGAGCCCCGACCGGATCGCCGAGCAGGCCGGGTTCACCGTACCTGCGGGCACCTCGCTCATCCTGGCCGAGGCGAGCCACGTCGGGCCCGACGAGCCGCTGACGCGGGAGAAGCTCTGCCCCGTCCTCACCGTGCTGCGGGCAGCGTCCACCGAGGAGGGCTTCGATCTCGCGGCCGACATGGTCGACTTCCACGGGCAAGGACACAGCGCGGTGATCCACACCGGGGACCCGGCCCTGGCCGAGCGCTACGGCCGCCGTATGAAGACCGTACGGATCATCGTCAACTCGCCGTCCTCGCAGGGAGCGATCGGCGGCATCTACAACCGTCTGGTCCCGTCCCTGACCCTGGGCTGCGGTTCCTGGGGCAGTACTTCGGTCTCGGACAACGTCTCGGCCGCCCAGCTGCTCAACATCAAGCGCGTCACCACCCGGCAGAACAACATGCAGTGGTTCAAGGTGCCGCCGAAGATCTACTTCGAGCCCCAGGCCATCCGCTACCTCGCCGCGATGCCCGACGTTCACCGCGTCACCGTGGTCACCGACGCGACCATGACCCGTCTCGGTTACGTGGAGCGCGTCAGCCGTGTCCTGCAACAGCGGCAGCAGCCCGTGACCATCCAGGTCATCGACGACGTCGAGCCGGAGCCGAGCATCGACTCCGTACAGCGTGGCGCCGCCCTCATGCGCGACTTCCGGCCGGACACCATCATCGCCCTGGGTGGCGGATCCCCCATGGACGCGGCGAAGGTGATGTGGCTGCTGTACGAACAGCCGGACGTCGACTTCGCCGACATGCGGCAGAAGTTCTCCGACATCCGTAAGCGGGCCTTCCGCTTCCCCGTGCTCGGCAAGCAGGCCCGCCTCGTCTGCGTCCCCACCACCTCGGGAACCGGCGCCGAGGTCACCCCCTTCGCGGTGATCTCCGACCCTGCGACCGGCAAGAAGTACCCGCTGGCTGACTACGCCCTGACCCCCAGCGTCGCGATCATCGATCCCGTCCTGACCGCCGAGCTGCCCGCGTCGCTCGCCGCCGACAGTGGCTTCGACGCCCTCACCCACGCCACCGAGGCGTACGTGTCCGTCTACGCCAACGACTTCACCGACGGTCTGGCGCTGCACGCCATCAGGCTGGTCTTCGACCACCTCGAGGCGGCGGTCACCGGCGAGGCGGCACGGCGGAGCGTGGCACGGGAGAAGATGCACAACGCGGGCACCATCGCCGGCATGGCCTTCGGCAACGCCTTCCTCGGCATCGTCCACGCGATGTCCCACACCCTGGGCGCCACCTTCCACATCGCCCACGGGCGGACCAACGCGATCCTCCTGCCGCACGTGATCCGCTACAACGGCACCGTTCCCGGCAAGCTGACGGGATGGCCCAAGTACGAGAGCTACCGCGCGCCCGAGAGGTTCCAGGACATTGCCCGTGCCCTCGGGCTCCCCGCATCCACCCCCGCCGAGGGCGTGGCCTCGTACGCCGCCGCGGTGGAACGCCTGCGGGACGCCGTGTGCATCGAACCGTCCTTCCGCGCCCTGGGACTTGACGAGGCCGCCTTCATCGGCGCGCTGCCGCAGCAGGCACTGAACGCCTATGAGGACCAGTGCGCCCCGGCCAACCCGCGCATGCCGATGCTGGACGACATGGAGGACATCATGCGCGCGGCCTACTATGCCGGGCCGCGGCCCCTTCCCTCCTTCTGACCGCGCGTAGGGCTGCGGCCCCTCTGCGGGCGGGCCGCCGAGACCGTGTGGGACCCGGGGTCCAGGGCAGCCATCTGGGGCGCGGCCGCGTATGAGGGCCATCCGGCCCTGGCCGAAGGTCCCGCTCGCACGGCACGATGCAGTGGATCCGCCGGCGGGCGGACGATTCGGCGAACTCGGAGTGTGCGATGACGGACAGCAGCGGCGGCCTCACCGGGAAGGAACCGGTCAGGGTCTTCCTCCTCGACGATCACGAGGTCGTGCGCCGCGGTGTGCACGATCTGCTGGACGCCGAGCCGGACCTGACCGTGGTGGGGGAGGCAGGCACGGTCGAGCAGGCGCTCGTCCGTGTGCCCGCGCTGCGCCCGCAGGTCGCCGTCCTGGATGTGCGCCTGCCGGACGGGGACGGCGTGAGTGTCTGCCGGGAGCTGCGCTCCCGCATGCCCGACCTCGCCTGCCTGATGCTGACGTCGTTCGACGACGAGGAGGCGCTGCTCGACGCGATCATGGCCGGCGCTTCCGGATACGTGCTCAAGCAGATCACCGGAACCGACCTGGTGAACGCCGTGCGGACGGTCGCCTCCGGCCAGTCCATGCTGGACCCCGGCGCTACGGCGCGGGTGATGGCCCGGCTGCGCGGCGGACCTCCGCAGGAGGAGCTTCCACAGGGTCTGCCCGGCCTGACGGAGCGCGAGAGTGAGATCCTCGCTCTTGTCGGGGAAGGGCTGACCAATCGTGAGATCGGTCAGCGGCTCTACCTGGCGGAGAAGACGGTCAAGAACAACATCTCCCGGCTGCTCGCCAAACTGGGCGTCGAACGGCGAGTGCAGGCCGCCGTCATCGCCACGCAGGCTCTGGCCGCCCAGGGAGACCAGAGCGGGCGGCTCGGCAAGGTGTAACGGCTGTGCCGGGATCTGAGCGCAGGTTCACGCGCCCGCGAAACGGCTGAGCGGCCCGGCCCGGCGTCCTTCTCGGACGTCGGGCCGGGCCGCTTCCGCATGTCTGCCGGAGAGGCCGGCCGGGGCCGTCCCCGAAGCGGGGCGGGGCCGTCAGGCATGCGACACGACAGCTACGGGGCAGCGGGCGTGGTGCCGGAACTGCATGGGCGACCGACCGCCCGGCGGTGTGCGGTCGTGTGGGGCCTACAGGACCCGCAGCAGGGACCTGTGGCCCCTCGGCGGGTGGGTCGTGGGCAGGCCACTGTGGAGATGCAAGGCCCTTCCCCGTTCTCCCGAGGAGCCGTTCATGTCCCGCACCGTCACCGTCACCGTCGGCTTCGACGGATCCCGTGAGAGCCTCGCCGCCGTGGACTGGGCTGCCGGGGAGGCAGTGCGCCGAGCGGCGCCCCTCCGGATTCTCCAGGTCTGGAACAAGGACGACGATCCGCGTACGCGCCTGGTGGCCCCGGCGACCGCTCAGGCGTGGGGTGAGCGGGCGCTCGGTACGGCGGGGAGGCGACTGCGCCGACGCCACCCGGGTCTGCGGACCGAGACGCAATGGGTCTGCGGTGACCCGGTGGAGGAGCTGTGTGCCGCCGGGGACGAGGCGGAGCTGTTGGTGCTCGGCTCCCGTGGCCTGGGCGGGCTGGCCGGCTTCCTCGCCGGGTCCGTGTCGCTGGCTGTGCTCGCCCGGACCCGGTGCTCCCTCGCCTTGGTTCGACCGCACAACCGTCCGGCTGCCGGGAAGGACGCGCCGGCCGGAGAGGTCGTGGTCGGCCTGGACGTGTCCGCACCCGGCGACGAGGTGCTCGCCTTCGGCTTCGCGGCGGCCGACCGGTACGGCTGCGGTCTGCGGGTACTGCACACCTGGGCCGTTCCGTCGCTCTACGGAGCCGACATGGGCGCCGCCCTGCAACTGATGTGGGCGGAAGTCGCGCAGGACGCGCGCCGGGCGCTCGACGAGGCGCTGGCCCCGTGGACGGAGAAGTACCCCGGTGTTTCCGTCGTCCGTGAATGCCGCCAGGGCCGGCCGGCGCAGGACCTCGCGGAAGCCTCGCGAGGGGCCCGGCTGGTCGTGGTGGGTCGCCGGAACCGGCGTGCGCGGATCGGCACGCACATCGGGGCCGTCACCCACGCCGTCATCCACCACTCCCTGGCTCCCGTCACGGTCGTGCCGCACGACTGACCGACCGAACCGGCCGCTACCGTGCGGCATGCCGCCCCGCTTCCCGGGACCCGACATCCACCGAAGAGACAGGCGAGCAGCCATGACCACCTATGTGTACGACTTCTCCGAGGGCGGCCGGGACATGGCCGGTCTCCTGGGAGGCAAGGGAGCGAACCTCGCGGAGATGGCGCGCATGGGCCTGCCCGTGCCGCCCGGCTTCACCGTCACCACCGAAGCCTGCCGGATCTTCCTCGCCACGGGGCAGGCTCCGGACGGCCTCGACCGGCAGATCAGCGAGCATCTCGCGGCGCTGGAACGAGCCGCCGGGAAGCGGCTCGGCCAGGTGGACGACCCGCTCCTGCTCTCCGTCCGCTCGGGGGCGAGGTTCTCGATGCCGGGCATGATGGAGACCATCCTCGACATCGGGCTGAACGATCTCTCGGTCCTGGGCCTGGCCAAGACCCCCGAGCGCGAACGCTTCGCCTGGGACTCCTACCGGCGCCTCGTGCAGATGTTCGGCAGTACGGTCATGGGCGTCGACGGCTCCCACTTCGAAGCGGCGCTCGCCGCCGTCAAGCAGCAACACAGCCTGGGCGACGACACGCAGTTGGACACCTGCGACCTCATCCGAATCGTCGAGACCTTCAAGGACCTGATCCACGAGCGGACCGGGGAGGAATTCCCGCAGGATCCGGCCGAGCAACTCCGGCGGGCGGTACTCGCCGTCTTCACCTCTTGGAACGGTGAGCGCGCACGTCTGTACCGCCGGCGCGAGCACATCGCGGACGATCTGGGCACCGCGGTCAACATCCAGACCATGGTCTTCGGCAATCTCGGTCCGGACTCAGGCAGCGGCGTCGCCTTCACCCGGGATCCGGCAACCGGCCGACCGGGCGTCTACGGCGACTACCTGCCCAACGCCCAGGGGGAAGACGTCGTCGCCGGCATCCGCAACACCGTGCCCCTCCAGGACCTGGCCGGTCTCGACCCTGCGTCGTTCGCGCGACTGCGCGGCTACATGGACCGGTTGGAGGCCCACTACCGCGATCTGTGCGACATCGAGTTCACCATCGAGCGCGGCACACTGTGGATGCTCCAGACCCGCGT encodes:
- the gap gene encoding type I glyceraldehyde-3-phosphate dehydrogenase, whose translation is MTVRIGINGFGRIGRNYLRCVMERAETSNGTPIEVVAVNDLTSPAALAHLLTYDSTYGRLHRTVDHDGESITVDGHRIAVTSRRDPADLRWDALGVDVVIEATGRFRTKEQAGRHLTAGARKVLLSVPGKGVDATIVMGVNESAYDPRVDHVISNASCTTNCVAPMMKVLSERFGIVKGLMTTIHGYTNDQVVLDGPHKDLRRGRTAAVNIIPTSTGAARAVGLVLPELAGTLDGIAVRVPVEDGSLTDLSLVLARQVSAQDVNDAFREAAEGPLKGVLRVSDAPIVSRDIVGDPASCIVDAPLTQANGDLVKVFGWYDNEWGYTNRLVDLTQYVATLLDAR
- the arcC gene encoding carbamate kinase, translated to MRVVVALGGNALLRREERPDAAVQLANIRAAVSALAPLAHEHELVITHGNGPQVGVLALQSAADRSLSSPYPFDVLGAETQGMIGYWLLQSLQNALPERQVCALLNQTLVSAADPAFTDPAKFVGPVYDRTEAERLAAERGWTVKQDGAHWRRVVPSPRPQRVVETRLIRLLLNSGAVAVCAGGGGVPVIRDEQGQLTGVEAVVDKDLTAALLAEALDADALLLLTDVPHVSLGYGTPGAEPIGRTTPAALRAHQFPAGSMGPKVDAVCRFVELTGGMAAIGALEDARAILDGAAGTVVTPSGSYREARHDGTQDLT
- a CDS encoding universal stress protein; translation: MSRTVIAAVDGSAESLAAADWAAHEAQIRRLPLHLLHVWQDWSRAFAHAPFTGLDTTPCEGATAAQHYAEQVTHDASDRLRAAYPGLEISVEQVHGRPAKVLLSAAEKAEVLVVGSRGLGGLAGFLTGSVSLPVIAHAERPVVAVRAGERAECEPLPGTGDHGDPKGQCLDVVLGLDLSRPCDELLAYAFEAAAVRAATLRVVHGWSVPVVEGYDPAAADPGHGVALGLRQASALTDVLRSWRGKFPQVEVKEQCLVGRPAGHLVEASKEASLLVVGRRIRRAAVGAHIGPVTHAVLHHATTPVAVVPHL
- a CDS encoding CBS domain-containing protein; the encoded protein is MSTVVEKRTVSQVMTSEVVQARPDTSFEELARLLIAHRIGGLPVVDDDDKVMGVISRKDLARQQGCLGRHDSGWHRMALTPRRPADAHAVAGPALAAGELMTSPAVTVHPEQRVADAARIMERRHVDRLPVVDEEDRLIGITTRRDLLRVFLRTDEEILADVADAVSGRAPAAHRIDGLRIDVRDGMVTMVGSSEPALDTSALIRVTWRVDGVVGVVNRLTTGRESDH
- a CDS encoding sigma 54 modulation/S30EA ribosomal C-terminal domain-containing protein, producing MSGLKTSRTTDVQVRNRRQVPDGADVYAQGKMLAVIGHVRGPVLTVRVKLTQAVNTSANRPATAQAVVDVNGRMVRAHVAANSMFEAVDLLQERLAARLTRPRRYAAGGPHRNGTPSRTSRDGAAHDHRPHRHHVPAEERRIVRHKSFSLVHQTPEDAVIDLEAMDHDFWLFTDLASGRDSVVYRDVRTGRHRMASLGPLGQEREVDGLLGVSTVPVPTSSVTEAVSRLHLTGLPFVFFNDTATGRGCVLYHRYDGHYGLITPSR
- a CDS encoding YfcC family protein, producing MTLQSATASPQPARARTDSGAPDAPRRRLRFPSAFTVLFVVTVAVWALTFVIPAGRYDTKDGSPVPGTYHSVELTTGFWQRLKDLFLAPVNGLYGVTDAGTGLTAPGGTGSFAGAAGVFLFILAVGAFITVTMRTGALTAGVARLAQRLHHRRTLLLVVLLTVFSLGGTTYGMAEETLGFYGLMIPLMLSLGYDRMVAATVVMVGAGVGTLASTVNPFATGVASDSAGIGTGDGIVLRLVMWACLTALAAAYVVRYARRVTEDPSRSLTPLTEDDLRIKAEGGEAAKLTSRQRTVLCLFATTFLFMIFAVVPWSDLHVTFLPTLGWYFPELAALFIVAAVAVGLVGGLGEKGTVTAVTAGAGDFIGAALIVMLARGVTVIMNNASVTDTILDVLQSAVADTSSGVFAVLMFAVNLPLAFFVPSSSGHAALAMPILAPLADFAGVSRALVVTAYQSASGWVNLVTPTSAVVMGGLALAKVRYDRYLRFMAPLMGALLVAVAGFLALGAAVR